One region of Anaeromyxobacter paludicola genomic DNA includes:
- a CDS encoding 16S rRNA (uracil(1498)-N(3))-methyltransferase: MTVRRLHVPRGAIAGDRARLDPRDRHYLEGVLRLAPGAAVEVFDGEGSAWAGTLGEGEVRLGPRRDAPAPAAVVWLAFALARGEKNDLVVQKATELGVARLLPFQAERSVVKLDAARGRERAQRWQRIAEEAARQCGRSEVPAVDAPAALAEVLARAPAGFRALVLHPAAGEPFADACDGPAAGFLAVTGPEGGLTEPELEACLAAGARAATLGPRVLRAETAAVTVAALLQHRRGDLA; the protein is encoded by the coding sequence GTGACCGTCCGGAGGCTGCACGTCCCCCGCGGCGCCATCGCGGGGGACCGCGCGCGGCTCGACCCGCGCGACCGCCACTACCTCGAGGGCGTGCTCCGGCTCGCCCCGGGCGCCGCGGTGGAGGTGTTCGACGGCGAGGGGAGCGCCTGGGCCGGCACGCTCGGCGAGGGGGAGGTGCGGCTCGGGCCGCGCCGGGACGCGCCCGCGCCGGCGGCGGTGGTCTGGCTCGCCTTCGCGCTCGCCCGCGGCGAGAAGAACGACCTCGTGGTCCAGAAGGCGACCGAGCTCGGCGTGGCGCGCCTCCTGCCGTTCCAGGCGGAGCGCTCGGTGGTGAAGCTCGACGCGGCGCGCGGCCGCGAGCGGGCCCAGCGCTGGCAGCGGATCGCCGAGGAGGCCGCGCGGCAGTGCGGCCGGTCCGAGGTGCCCGCGGTGGACGCGCCGGCGGCGCTCGCCGAGGTGCTCGCCCGCGCCCCCGCCGGCTTCCGCGCGCTGGTGCTCCATCCCGCGGCGGGGGAGCCGTTCGCCGACGCGTGCGATGGGCCCGCCGCGGGGTTCCTGGCAGTGACCGGCCCGGAGGGCGGGCTCACCGAGCCGGAGCTGGAGGCCTGCCTCGCCGCCGGCGCGCGCGCCGCCACCCTGGGGCCGCGCGTGCTGCGCGCGGAGACCGCGGCGGTGACGGTGGCGGCGCTGCTGCAGCACCGGCGCGGCGACCTCGCCTGA
- a CDS encoding 50S ribosomal protein L11 methyltransferase — translation MPTYALTATVPAARAEDLSAALFDEGATGVEVRDGEVTPMPGQARPAPGEAILVAFFASADEARAAAGALALEGAVEELPDRDWGEAWKEGLSAFSVGRVFVRPSWVEASVPEGSVEVVLDPGMAFGTGTHPTTSLCLGAIGRFLEARPGASVFDVGTGAGLLAIAARKLGASRVVGSDNDPVAVAVAAENGARNGAPGIEWTGADVPAVAGPFDLVVANILANTLVELAPAIAAQVAPGGRLYLSGILLPQEDEVRAAYLAAGLARAGAEERREGEWSLLALERP, via the coding sequence ATGCCGACCTACGCCCTCACCGCCACCGTCCCCGCCGCGCGCGCCGAGGACCTGTCCGCCGCGCTCTTCGACGAGGGGGCCACCGGCGTGGAGGTCCGCGACGGCGAGGTCACCCCCATGCCCGGCCAGGCGCGCCCCGCCCCCGGCGAGGCGATCCTGGTCGCCTTCTTCGCCTCGGCCGACGAGGCCCGGGCCGCCGCCGGCGCGCTCGCGCTCGAGGGCGCGGTGGAGGAGCTCCCGGACCGCGACTGGGGCGAGGCCTGGAAGGAGGGGCTCTCCGCCTTCTCGGTCGGCCGGGTCTTCGTCCGGCCGTCCTGGGTGGAGGCGTCGGTGCCCGAGGGGAGCGTCGAGGTGGTGCTCGACCCCGGCATGGCCTTCGGCACCGGGACCCACCCCACCACCTCGCTCTGCCTCGGGGCCATCGGCCGCTTCCTCGAGGCGCGCCCCGGCGCGAGCGTCTTCGACGTCGGCACCGGCGCCGGCCTCCTCGCCATCGCGGCGCGCAAGCTCGGCGCGAGCCGGGTGGTCGGCTCCGACAACGACCCGGTGGCGGTCGCCGTGGCCGCGGAGAACGGGGCGCGCAACGGCGCCCCCGGGATCGAGTGGACCGGCGCCGACGTCCCGGCCGTCGCGGGCCCGTTCGACCTCGTGGTCGCGAACATCCTCGCGAACACGCTCGTCGAGCTCGCGCCGGCGATCGCGGCGCAGGTGGCGCCCGGCGGCCGGCTGTACCTCTCGGGCATCCTCTTGCCGCAGGAGGACGAGGTGCGCGCCGCCTACCTCGCGGCCGGGCTCGCGCGCGCCGGGGCGGAGGAGCGGCGCGAGGGCGAGTGGTCCCTGCTCGCGCTGGAACGGCCGTGA
- a CDS encoding coproporphyrinogen-III oxidase family protein has translation MAFGVYVHFPWCAVHCPYCDFAVSTARPIPQARYADAVLAELALRAPAFEGRELASVYLGGGTPSLWEPDQVARVVAGAAARFGARPREVTLEANPESAADAGRLRAYRDAGVNRLSVGVQSFDAGVLVKLGRRHGPEQAERALRLAGEVFEDVAADLIYGARRSTVATAAADAARLAALPVTHVSAYALTLDPEIMAEEVPFARMRREGRLPLPGDEEVLAQARAIRAGLRRGGLRRYEISNFARPGREAVHNRLYWVGESYLGLGAGAVGALLRPGQGGVRWSNHRGPETYLAAVEAGRAPSAEEEPLDPAAVERERLMLGLRLREGVPLSLVPEARRRELEPLRRGRLAVLGGGRVRLTSRGLDLHSAIAERLLP, from the coding sequence TTGGCCTTCGGCGTCTACGTCCACTTCCCCTGGTGCGCGGTCCACTGCCCGTACTGCGACTTCGCGGTCTCGACGGCGCGCCCCATCCCGCAGGCGCGCTACGCCGACGCGGTGCTGGCGGAGCTCGCGCTGCGGGCGCCGGCGTTCGAGGGGCGCGAGCTCGCGAGCGTCTACCTGGGCGGCGGCACGCCGTCGCTCTGGGAGCCGGACCAGGTGGCGCGCGTGGTGGCGGGGGCGGCGGCGCGCTTCGGGGCGCGGCCGCGCGAGGTGACGCTGGAGGCGAACCCCGAGTCGGCGGCCGACGCCGGCCGGCTGCGCGCCTACCGCGACGCGGGCGTGAACCGGCTCTCGGTCGGCGTGCAGTCGTTCGACGCGGGCGTGCTCGTGAAGCTGGGCCGGCGCCACGGGCCGGAGCAGGCGGAGCGGGCGCTGCGGCTCGCGGGCGAGGTGTTCGAGGACGTCGCCGCCGACCTCATCTACGGGGCGCGCCGGTCCACCGTGGCCACCGCCGCGGCCGACGCGGCCCGGCTCGCGGCCCTGCCGGTGACGCACGTCTCGGCCTACGCGCTCACGCTCGACCCGGAGATCATGGCGGAGGAGGTCCCGTTCGCGCGCATGCGGCGCGAGGGGCGGCTGCCGCTGCCGGGCGACGAGGAGGTGCTGGCGCAGGCGCGGGCCATCCGGGCGGGGCTGCGGCGCGGCGGCCTGCGGCGCTACGAGATCTCCAACTTCGCGCGGCCGGGGCGCGAGGCGGTCCACAACCGGCTCTACTGGGTGGGCGAGAGCTACCTCGGGCTCGGCGCGGGCGCGGTGGGCGCGCTGCTCCGGCCGGGCCAGGGCGGCGTGCGCTGGTCGAACCACCGCGGGCCGGAGACCTACCTCGCGGCGGTGGAGGCGGGGCGGGCACCGTCGGCGGAGGAGGAGCCGCTCGACCCCGCGGCGGTGGAGCGCGAGCGGCTCATGCTCGGGCTCCGGCTCCGGGAGGGGGTGCCGCTCTCGCTCGTCCCCGAGGCGCGGCGGCGCGAGCTCGAGCCATTGCGGCGGGGGAGGCTGGCGGTGCTCGGCGGGGGCCGCGTGCGGCTCACCTCGCGCGGGCTCGACCTGCACAGCGCGATCGCGGAGCGGCTGCTGCCGTAG